A region from the Trueperaceae bacterium genome encodes:
- a CDS encoding LysE family translocator — MTTAFWPTSLVVTATPGTGALFTIAAGMARGTRAGLVAALGCTLGIVPHMMLALTGAAALLAASPVAFQAVKWLGVAYLLYMAWGLWRQAGALAPAAGQGVAGAAPSVGQVIGGAVLVNLLNPKLTLFFFVFLPLFVDPAADGAVFRMAGLGAVFMAITLAIFSVYGVCAAWLGRFVTGRPPVMRWLGRVFAASFVVLAGILAFAGL, encoded by the coding sequence ATGACCACGGCCTTCTGGCCGACCTCACTGGTGGTGACCGCGACGCCCGGCACGGGGGCGCTGTTCACGATCGCCGCCGGCATGGCGCGTGGGACGCGGGCCGGACTGGTCGCCGCGCTCGGCTGCACGCTCGGGATCGTGCCCCACATGATGTTGGCGTTGACGGGCGCGGCAGCACTGCTTGCTGCCAGCCCCGTGGCGTTCCAGGCGGTCAAGTGGCTCGGGGTTGCCTACCTCCTCTACATGGCGTGGGGTCTATGGCGGCAGGCCGGCGCTCTTGCCCCCGCTGCCGGGCAGGGAGTAGCCGGTGCGGCGCCATCGGTGGGGCAGGTGATAGGCGGCGCGGTGCTCGTGAACCTGCTGAACCCGAAGCTCACGCTGTTCTTCTTCGTCTTCCTGCCCCTGTTCGTCGACCCTGCGGCGGACGGAGCGGTGTTCAGGATGGCCGGTCTCGGCGCCGTGTTCATGGCGATAACGCTGGCGATCTTCTCCGTCTACGGAGTGTGCGCGGCCTGGCTGGGGCGGTTCGTGACCGGCAGGCCGCCCGTCATGCGGTGGCTCGGCCGCGTGTTCGCCGCCTCGTTCGTGGTCCTGGCCGGCATTCTCGCCTTCGCCGGCCTCTGA
- a CDS encoding LysE/ArgO family amino acid transporter has protein sequence MLATVAAGLGLGLSLIVAIGAQNAFVLRQGIRREHIGAVVLVCALSDALLILAGVAGLGFALEALPWLTTAARWAGAAFLVAYGLLAARRAWRPSGGGLEADTGNGPRSRAGIGPSAGDTDARHGPDEKRPSTGTPLAPVLLTAIAFTWLNPHVYLDTVFLVGSVAATYGPGRWLFAAGAMLGSVLWFSALGFGARYLSPVLRGKRAWRVLDGLIAVLMFVVAGTLVFA, from the coding sequence GTGCTCGCAACGGTCGCAGCAGGCCTCGGCCTAGGCCTGTCCCTCATCGTCGCGATCGGGGCCCAGAACGCCTTCGTGCTGCGGCAAGGTATCCGTAGGGAGCATATCGGCGCCGTGGTGCTCGTTTGCGCGCTCTCCGACGCGCTCCTGATCCTGGCGGGCGTGGCGGGGCTGGGGTTCGCGCTCGAAGCGCTGCCCTGGCTCACGACCGCGGCGCGCTGGGCTGGAGCCGCCTTCCTCGTCGCGTACGGGCTGCTGGCCGCCAGGCGCGCCTGGCGGCCGAGCGGCGGCGGGCTCGAGGCAGACACCGGCAACGGCCCACGGTCACGTGCGGGCATCGGCCCGTCAGCCGGAGACACGGACGCGCGTCACGGCCCCGACGAGAAGAGGCCGTCGACGGGCACGCCCCTGGCACCGGTACTCCTCACCGCCATCGCCTTCACCTGGCTCAACCCGCACGTCTACCTCGACACGGTCTTCCTGGTCGGGTCCGTGGCCGCGACCTACGGTCCGGGCCGGTGGCTCTTCGCGGCTGGGGCGATGTTGGGAAGCGTCCTGTGGTTCTCGGCCCTCGGCTTCGGAGCCCGCTACCTCTCCCCCGTGCTGCGCGGTAAGCGCGCATGGCGCGTGCTGGACGGGCTGATCGCGGTGCTCATGTTCGTAGTCGCTGGCACCCTCGTGTTCGCGTAG
- a CDS encoding winged helix DNA-binding protein — MTILRVGIADYEEMKARTLRIARGEEELTENAPKVWFTSIESFARVLSAGNRELLRVIDERTPGSLEELSEMTGRAKSNLSRTLKKMVSYGLVRMEKGEGRRLAPRVAHDRVELDLQLTGRTRE, encoded by the coding sequence ATGACGATCTTGAGAGTCGGAATCGCTGATTACGAGGAGATGAAGGCGAGAACCCTGCGAATCGCACGCGGGGAGGAGGAGCTGACAGAGAACGCCCCGAAGGTCTGGTTCACATCTATCGAGTCGTTCGCTCGAGTCCTGTCTGCCGGGAATAGAGAACTGCTCCGCGTCATCGACGAGCGGACACCGGGCTCCCTCGAAGAGTTGTCAGAGATGACTGGGCGTGCGAAGTCCAACCTCTCACGCACGTTGAAGAAGATGGTCAGTTACGGGCTCGTGCGTATGGAGAAAGGCGAAGGACGACGACTCGCGCCGCGTGTTGCCCATGACAGGGTCGAGCTGGACTTGCAGTTGACGGGACGCACCCGAGAGTAG
- a CDS encoding class I SAM-dependent methyltransferase: MRPFDDLIAEAEAADVTGWGFGFLDGRATEERPPWGYARLLADRLGRVPSALDLDTGGGEVLSESPVFPPRMVATEPWPPNAERARKLLGPRGVEVVETEAGAPLPFREGSFALVTSRHPVRPDWSEIHRVLEPGGRYFAQHVGPASAFELIEHFLGPLPRERLLRDPEAEAGAARRAGLVVTDLRTARCRMELHDVGAVVWLLRKCVWWVPGFSVVKYREVLEGLDAQLRGGEPLVAHSTRHLIEARRPG, encoded by the coding sequence ATGCGCCCCTTCGACGACCTGATCGCGGAGGCCGAGGCGGCAGACGTGACGGGCTGGGGCTTCGGCTTCCTCGACGGCCGCGCCACGGAGGAGCGCCCGCCCTGGGGCTACGCCAGGCTCCTCGCCGACCGCCTGGGGCGAGTTCCCTCGGCGCTCGACCTGGACACGGGCGGCGGCGAGGTCCTCTCGGAGTCTCCCGTCTTCCCGCCGCGCATGGTGGCAACGGAGCCCTGGCCGCCGAACGCCGAGCGGGCTAGGAAGCTGCTCGGTCCGCGAGGGGTCGAGGTCGTCGAGACGGAGGCGGGAGCGCCGCTCCCGTTCCGTGAGGGGTCCTTCGCCCTCGTCACCTCGCGGCATCCGGTGCGTCCGGACTGGTCGGAGATCCACCGCGTGCTGGAGCCGGGCGGTCGCTACTTCGCGCAGCACGTGGGGCCCGCCTCGGCCTTCGAGCTGATCGAGCACTTCCTCGGGCCACTGCCCAGGGAGCGCTTGCTGCGCGACCCGGAGGCCGAGGCGGGCGCCGCTCGGCGGGCCGGCCTCGTCGTCACCGACCTGCGCACGGCACGCTGCCGCATGGAGCTCCACGACGTGGGTGCCGTCGTGTGGTTACTGCGCAAGTGCGTCTGGTGGGTGCCGGGCTTCTCCGTCGTCAAGTACCGGGAGGTGCTCGAAGGCCTTGACGCCCAGTTGCGCGGCGGCGAGCCACTGGTGGCGCACTCGACCCGGCACCTCATCGAGGCCCGGCGGCCGGGCTGA
- a CDS encoding PLP-dependent aminotransferase family protein, with translation MAGSDFLNLDPSAAPARGRTAWLADQLRSAIANGALAPGTRLPASRVLAGELALARGTVVEAYERLYEEGLVVTNHGGGTVVADLVTGNEARLASLPEATAARELLNISEGVPDLTAFPRAAWLRAERKVLATATVRELGYAPPQGALALRAALARWLARSRGVIADADRIVVTAGVTGALSLLAQVLRGLGIAECAVEDPGAEGNRRILDHWLDALHPVRVDEQGLDVDALARTAARTVLVTPAHQFPTGVVLSPERRRALVAWAEQVDGFVIEDDYDAEYRYDRAPVRALQATAPERTVHVSSLSKVLAPALRIGWLIAPAGLHYELVRKRWATDLGSPVLPQLALAELIDTGVLERHLRRLRLRHRERRDAAVAAIGRHLPGCRVEGVAAGLHLLVRLPDRIDDAALATRAAAEGIAVKPLSEHRFAPGPPGLVIGYGPHPPARLEQALKTLGTLAGLLPT, from the coding sequence ATGGCCGGCTCCGACTTCCTCAACCTGGATCCGAGCGCGGCGCCGGCGCGCGGTCGGACGGCGTGGCTCGCCGACCAGCTCCGGTCCGCCATCGCCAACGGCGCGTTGGCGCCAGGCACGCGCCTGCCGGCCAGCCGGGTGTTGGCCGGCGAGCTCGCGCTGGCGCGCGGAACCGTGGTGGAGGCTTACGAGCGGCTCTATGAGGAAGGCCTCGTCGTCACCAACCACGGGGGAGGCACCGTTGTCGCCGACCTGGTTACCGGAAACGAAGCGAGGCTCGCGAGCCTCCCGGAAGCTACAGCCGCGCGGGAGCTGCTGAACATCTCCGAGGGCGTTCCGGACCTGACCGCGTTCCCGCGCGCAGCGTGGCTGCGGGCGGAGCGCAAGGTGCTGGCCACCGCGACCGTCAGGGAGCTGGGATACGCCCCGCCACAAGGTGCGTTGGCCCTGCGGGCCGCGCTCGCCCGGTGGCTGGCGCGAAGCCGCGGGGTCATTGCGGACGCCGACCGGATCGTCGTCACGGCCGGCGTCACCGGAGCCCTCAGCCTGCTCGCGCAGGTGCTCCGTGGCCTGGGAATCGCCGAGTGCGCCGTAGAGGACCCGGGAGCGGAAGGCAACCGCCGCATCCTCGACCACTGGCTCGACGCGCTCCATCCGGTCCGGGTCGACGAGCAGGGCCTGGACGTCGACGCCCTCGCGCGCACCGCGGCTCGCACCGTCCTCGTGACCCCCGCGCACCAGTTCCCGACCGGCGTGGTGCTCTCGCCGGAGCGTCGCCGGGCGTTGGTCGCATGGGCGGAGCAGGTCGACGGGTTCGTGATCGAAGACGACTACGACGCCGAGTACCGCTACGACCGCGCACCCGTGCGCGCGCTGCAGGCAACGGCACCCGAGCGGACCGTTCACGTCTCCAGCCTCTCCAAGGTCCTCGCACCCGCGCTGAGGATCGGCTGGCTGATCGCACCCGCCGGCCTGCACTACGAGCTCGTTCGCAAACGTTGGGCCACCGACCTCGGCTCCCCCGTTCTGCCGCAACTAGCTCTCGCCGAGCTCATCGACACCGGCGTGTTGGAGCGCCACCTGCGCCGTCTCCGCCTCCGGCATAGGGAGCGCCGGGACGCGGCGGTGGCGGCGATCGGGCGTCACCTCCCCGGCTGCAGGGTCGAGGGCGTCGCGGCCGGGCTGCACCTCCTCGTTCGGCTCCCAGATCGCATCGACGACGCCGCGCTCGCGACGCGGGCCGCGGCGGAAGGGATCGCCGTCAAACCCCTATCCGAGCACCGCTTCGCTCCAGGACCGCCAGGGCTGGTCATCGGCTACGGTCCCCATCCTCCCGCAAGGCTCGAGCAGGCGCTCAAGACCCTCGGCACGCTCGCGGGGCTCCTACCGACCTGA
- a CDS encoding ATP-binding cassette domain-containing protein, with protein MSRPKHNRGSISARGVRKSFEGADRPALDDVSLTVDPGRVCALLGANGAGKTTLLRILTTLTRKDAGTVEVNGWDVDRHPREVRASIGVVGQYAALDDVLSARENLVLFARLIGLSRSEARACALELLEQGGLGEHADKRVSAFSGGMRRRLDLVTSFITRPSVLLIDEPTTGLDPVARRTIWDAVRGLVADGTTVLLTTQYLQEADELADDVVILSEGKVLATGTTASLKALVGEPRMELREPTLEDVYLHLHGKER; from the coding sequence ATGAGCCGTCCTAAGCACAACCGTGGCTCGATCAGCGCGCGAGGGGTGCGCAAGTCGTTCGAGGGCGCGGACCGCCCCGCGCTCGACGACGTGAGCCTGACCGTTGACCCCGGCCGGGTCTGTGCCCTCCTGGGAGCGAACGGTGCGGGCAAGACCACCTTGCTCCGGATCCTCACGACGTTGACCCGCAAGGACGCTGGCACCGTCGAGGTGAACGGCTGGGACGTCGACCGCCACCCCCGCGAGGTGCGCGCCTCGATCGGCGTCGTGGGGCAGTACGCCGCGCTGGACGACGTGCTCTCCGCCCGCGAGAACCTCGTGCTGTTCGCGCGTTTGATCGGGCTATCCCGCTCCGAGGCGCGCGCCTGCGCGCTGGAGCTGCTCGAGCAGGGCGGGCTCGGCGAACACGCCGACAAACGGGTGTCCGCCTTCTCCGGCGGCATGCGGCGCCGGCTCGACCTGGTGACCTCGTTCATCACCCGGCCCTCGGTCCTGCTGATCGACGAGCCCACCACAGGCCTCGATCCCGTCGCGCGGCGCACGATCTGGGACGCGGTGCGAGGCCTCGTCGCCGACGGCACGACCGTGCTGCTCACGACCCAGTACCTGCAGGAGGCCGACGAGCTCGCCGACGACGTCGTGATCTTGAGCGAGGGGAAGGTGCTAGCCACGGGAACGACAGCCAGCCTCAAGGCGCTCGTCGGCGAGCCCCGGATGGAGTTGCGGGAACCGACCCTCGAAGACGTCTACCTCCACCTGCACGGCAAGGAGCGGTGA
- a CDS encoding Zn-dependent hydrolase has product MSPLDPKRTVQELKDLRALTGDENGAWRVAWTDTWLRAREFMREKTDALGLETHMDAAGNVWSTLPGESPVELLIGGHIDSVPGGGWLDGCLNVLAGLEVVRRIKDEYGGRPPVTVRLVDWADEEGARFGRSLLGSSAAGGTLVPDEERHRKDADGVLLVEALKRCGVDLDTMNDAHAELRNAGAYLELHIEQGPVLLDLDLPLGVVLGTFGVERHGIHFRGQAAHSGSTPMNRRRDAFLAAGKMSQEIYAITDELGGVCTIGSCVTRPGIVTSVVAECDITLDQRHLDRVALTRMYERAVEASERFAAEGGVEVTWSKIWGIDPMPFHPELIELADEAVREASGASHRLPSGPLHDAAEVARAGIPTVMLFVQSLHGISHNKIEDTKEEHIEQSVVALDRLASKTIAWLRR; this is encoded by the coding sequence ATGAGCCCGCTCGATCCGAAGCGCACCGTGCAAGAACTCAAGGACCTGCGCGCCCTGACGGGCGACGAGAACGGCGCTTGGCGCGTCGCCTGGACGGACACGTGGCTGAGGGCCAGGGAGTTCATGCGCGAGAAGACGGACGCGCTCGGCCTCGAGACGCACATGGACGCCGCCGGCAACGTCTGGTCGACCTTGCCTGGCGAGTCGCCCGTAGAGCTCCTCATCGGCGGGCACATCGACTCCGTGCCGGGCGGCGGCTGGCTCGACGGCTGCCTGAACGTGCTGGCCGGGCTCGAGGTCGTGCGCCGCATCAAGGACGAGTACGGCGGCAGGCCGCCCGTGACCGTACGGCTCGTCGACTGGGCCGACGAGGAGGGCGCCCGCTTCGGCCGCAGCCTCCTCGGCTCGAGCGCCGCGGGTGGCACCCTCGTGCCCGACGAGGAGCGCCATCGCAAGGACGCCGACGGCGTGCTGCTCGTAGAGGCCCTGAAGCGCTGCGGCGTGGACCTCGACACCATGAACGACGCGCACGCCGAGCTGAGGAACGCGGGCGCCTACCTGGAGCTCCACATCGAGCAGGGGCCCGTCCTCCTCGACCTCGACCTGCCGCTCGGCGTCGTGCTCGGCACGTTCGGCGTGGAGCGCCACGGCATCCACTTCCGCGGCCAGGCGGCGCACTCCGGCTCCACCCCCATGAACCGCAGGCGCGACGCCTTCCTCGCCGCCGGCAAGATGAGCCAGGAGATCTACGCGATCACGGACGAGCTGGGCGGCGTGTGCACGATCGGCTCGTGCGTCACGCGCCCCGGCATCGTCACGTCCGTCGTGGCCGAGTGCGACATCACTCTCGACCAGCGGCACCTCGACCGCGTGGCGTTGACGAGGATGTACGAGCGCGCCGTCGAGGCGTCCGAGCGTTTCGCCGCCGAGGGGGGCGTCGAGGTGACGTGGAGCAAGATCTGGGGCATCGACCCCATGCCGTTCCACCCCGAGCTCATCGAGCTGGCGGACGAGGCCGTGCGCGAGGCGAGCGGCGCCTCGCACCGGCTGCCCAGCGGCCCGTTGCACGACGCCGCCGAGGTGGCCCGGGCCGGCATCCCGACGGTCATGCTGTTCGTGCAGAGCCTGCACGGCATCTCGCACAACAAGATCGAGGACACGAAGGAAGAGCACATCGAGCAGTCGGTCGTCGCCCTGGACCGGCTCGCCAGCAAGACGATCGCCTGGCTGCGGCGCTGA
- a CDS encoding FAD-binding oxidoreductase → MSLEFAKPSPLWWEDVPIGPARPHLTEDKRADVAIVGAGFTGLWTAYYLKRLDPGLDVVVLEREHVGFGASGRNGGWCHPEYPLGLATLAFRHGEEAALRFQLAALDAVGEVGRVCEAEGIDCRYALGGRFIAARSALQAERARADVEEQHALGLSEEDVRYLDAAEARALTGMTNVLGASFMPRAAALQPALLAHGLARACERLGVRLFEATEATAIETGAVRFRSQGGAGTVRARTVLRATEGYTRDLPGEHRTLIPLYSLMIATEPLSDEQARSVGFQDRQLFADYGHMVIYGQRTADGRVALGGRGAPYHFGSAIRPEFDQDEVVHGHLAKLLVDLFPELDGVRVTHRWGGPLGVPRDWRPSVTYDRVTALGHAGGYVGDGVALSNLAGRTLAELVLGRTSERTDLPWVQHRWPRWEPEPLRYVGVNTGLWLTRSADREEARTGRPSPRAKLGNRLRGKVA, encoded by the coding sequence ATGTCGTTGGAGTTCGCCAAGCCCTCCCCCTTGTGGTGGGAGGACGTACCCATAGGACCAGCGCGTCCGCACCTGACGGAGGACAAGCGGGCCGACGTCGCGATCGTCGGCGCGGGCTTCACGGGCCTGTGGACCGCCTACTATCTCAAGCGCCTCGATCCCGGGCTGGACGTGGTCGTGCTGGAGCGCGAGCACGTCGGGTTCGGCGCCTCCGGTCGGAACGGCGGCTGGTGCCACCCCGAGTACCCGCTCGGACTCGCCACGCTCGCGTTCCGCCACGGCGAGGAGGCGGCGCTGCGCTTCCAACTCGCGGCGCTCGACGCCGTCGGCGAGGTCGGCCGCGTGTGCGAGGCGGAGGGCATCGACTGCCGCTACGCGCTGGGCGGCAGGTTCATCGCGGCCCGCAGCGCGCTGCAGGCCGAGCGCGCCCGCGCGGACGTGGAGGAGCAGCACGCCCTCGGCTTGAGCGAGGAGGACGTCCGCTACCTGGACGCGGCGGAAGCGCGCGCCCTCACCGGCATGACGAACGTGCTGGGCGCCAGCTTCATGCCGCGGGCGGCGGCCCTGCAGCCGGCGCTGCTCGCCCACGGCCTGGCTCGCGCCTGCGAGCGCTTGGGCGTGCGGCTGTTCGAGGCCACCGAGGCGACCGCCATCGAGACCGGCGCCGTGCGCTTCCGGAGCCAAGGCGGCGCGGGCACCGTGAGGGCGCGGACCGTCCTGCGCGCCACCGAGGGGTACACGCGCGACCTCCCCGGCGAGCACCGGACGCTCATCCCCCTGTACTCGTTGATGATCGCGACGGAGCCCCTCTCCGACGAGCAGGCGCGCTCGGTCGGCTTCCAGGACCGGCAGCTCTTCGCGGACTACGGCCACATGGTCATCTACGGCCAGCGCACCGCGGACGGGCGCGTGGCGCTCGGGGGCCGCGGCGCGCCCTACCACTTCGGCTCCGCCATCCGCCCGGAGTTCGACCAGGACGAGGTGGTGCACGGCCACCTGGCGAAGCTCCTCGTCGACCTCTTCCCGGAGCTGGACGGCGTGCGTGTCACCCATCGCTGGGGCGGGCCGCTCGGGGTGCCGCGCGACTGGCGGCCGAGCGTGACGTACGACCGGGTCACGGCGCTGGGGCACGCGGGCGGGTACGTCGGCGACGGCGTGGCCCTCTCGAACCTGGCCGGGCGCACCCTCGCCGAGCTCGTGCTGGGGCGCACGAGCGAACGCACCGACCTCCCGTGGGTCCAACACCGCTGGCCCCGCTGGGAGCCGGAGCCGCTGCGCTACGTCGGTGTGAACACAGGGTTGTGGCTGACCCGCTCGGCCGACCGCGAGGAGGCGCGCACGGGCCGGCCCAGCCCGCGGGCGAAGCTCGGGAACCGGCTCAGGGGGAAGGTGGCCTGA
- a CDS encoding TetR/AcrR family transcriptional regulator → MPTRAGIDELRLLGLLWRESPPGPRSGVGTRAVTALAVELADREGLEVVTIRRLAAEAGVTAMALYPHIGGRAELVELMLDHVAGATYARAGEPDDPDWRLRLTAVAEANWASCLAHPWVTDVAPGRSVPGPGASTKYETELRALNGIGLTDIEMEYTLTALLALVQGAARAAVADRRSREPGEQNDAGWWSRLEPALAAVIGDAGRFPTAARVSRALGEATGKASDPEGAYRHGLDLFLDGLARRLR, encoded by the coding sequence GTGCCCACGCGCGCCGGCATCGACGAGCTGAGGCTGCTCGGGCTCCTGTGGCGCGAGTCGCCGCCCGGCCCTCGCAGCGGTGTCGGCACGCGCGCCGTCACGGCGCTGGCCGTTGAATTGGCTGACCGAGAGGGGCTTGAGGTGGTGACCATCCGGCGGCTGGCCGCGGAGGCCGGCGTCACCGCGATGGCGCTCTACCCGCACATAGGCGGACGCGCCGAGCTCGTCGAACTGATGCTCGACCACGTGGCGGGCGCCACCTACGCGCGAGCCGGGGAACCCGACGATCCAGATTGGCGCCTGCGCCTCACAGCCGTCGCAGAGGCGAACTGGGCTAGCTGCCTCGCGCACCCCTGGGTCACCGACGTCGCCCCGGGCCGCTCGGTGCCCGGTCCCGGCGCGTCGACCAAGTACGAGACCGAACTCCGCGCGCTGAACGGGATCGGGCTCACGGACATCGAGATGGAGTACACGCTGACCGCTCTCCTTGCCCTCGTCCAAGGCGCGGCGCGCGCCGCCGTAGCCGACCGTCGCTCGCGCGAGCCGGGGGAGCAGAACGACGCGGGATGGTGGTCGAGGTTGGAGCCGGCCCTGGCCGCGGTCATCGGCGACGCCGGCAGGTTCCCGACCGCCGCGCGCGTGTCCCGGGCGCTGGGCGAGGCGACGGGGAAGGCCAGCGACCCGGAGGGGGCCTACCGGCATGGTCTGGACCTGTTCCTCGACGGTCTGGCTCGTCGGCTTCGGTGA
- a CDS encoding DUF6516 family protein has translation MAEVRDSSLDTLLDLDGQVLVVDPVGGHWVKFVVTRVPVSTAKPHGLDYSLTLHGPAGERLVGFDNAHPVGRGALGAPSDHRHRLKAVRAYTYQDAATLLTDLWQAVDAMLRERGVL, from the coding sequence GTGGCCGAGGTCCGCGACTCAAGCCTTGACACCCTTCTGGACCTTGACGGCCAAGTGCTGGTTGTCGATCCGGTGGGTGGACACTGGGTGAAGTTCGTCGTCACTCGTGTTCCCGTGTCTACGGCGAAACCCCACGGTCTCGACTATTCGTTGACGCTCCATGGGCCAGCTGGTGAGCGGCTCGTGGGCTTCGATAACGCTCACCCTGTTGGACGCGGCGCACTCGGCGCGCCGTCGGACCACCGCCACCGTCTCAAGGCGGTAAGGGCCTACACCTACCAGGATGCCGCCACCCTGTTGACCGACCTCTGGCAAGCGGTCGACGCGATGCTGAGAGAACGAGGTGTGCTATGA
- a CDS encoding ABC transporter permease, whose protein sequence is MTVTDVERAPRRRLLREALILTSRAIAHWRARPVAFSIQLLFPVLVMLLMGGLLGGAIAGTTGDYIVFVVPGILAFTMLSGIESTIGAVTNDAAKTVTDRLRTLPISRGSVLLGRVFADMLTAAVELAIVSAAGLALGWRPDAGPGQIAQAYLLLLSLRFGLLWAGVWIGLKAGTPEALSAAQLAVWPVAFLSTVFVDPRTMPTWLGMVAEWNPLSATTSAVRELLSGAQTPGLTLMADHAVQFAALWPLALTAVFVPLAVRAYRRLP, encoded by the coding sequence ATGACCGTGACAGACGTCGAACGCGCCCCACGCCGGCGCCTGCTGCGCGAGGCGCTGATCCTCACAAGCCGGGCCATCGCGCACTGGCGCGCACGCCCGGTCGCGTTCAGCATCCAGCTCCTGTTCCCGGTCCTCGTCATGCTGCTCATGGGCGGCCTGCTGGGCGGGGCGATCGCGGGCACGACCGGCGACTACATCGTCTTCGTCGTGCCGGGGATCCTCGCCTTCACGATGCTCTCCGGCATCGAGTCGACCATCGGTGCGGTCACGAACGACGCGGCCAAGACGGTGACCGACCGGTTGCGGACCCTGCCCATCTCGCGCGGCTCCGTGCTGCTCGGGCGCGTCTTCGCCGACATGCTCACCGCCGCTGTCGAACTGGCGATCGTCAGCGCCGCCGGTCTCGCGCTCGGATGGCGGCCTGACGCCGGTCCAGGTCAGATCGCCCAGGCTTACCTCCTCCTGCTGTCGCTGAGGTTCGGCCTCCTGTGGGCGGGCGTGTGGATCGGCCTGAAGGCCGGGACTCCGGAAGCGCTGTCGGCCGCGCAGCTCGCGGTCTGGCCCGTGGCGTTCCTCTCCACCGTGTTCGTCGACCCGCGCACCATGCCGACCTGGCTCGGCATGGTCGCGGAGTGGAACCCCCTATCGGCGACCACGTCCGCCGTTCGCGAGCTACTGTCCGGCGCGCAGACACCCGGCCTAACGCTCATGGCGGACCACGCCGTCCAGTTCGCGGCGCTCTGGCCGCTGGCGCTGACGGCGGTGTTCGTTCCTCTGGCCGTGCGCGCCTACCGACGGTTGCCGTGA